Proteins from a single region of Crassaminicella profunda:
- a CDS encoding type II toxin-antitoxin system PemK/MazF family toxin yields MIVKRGDIFYADLSPVVGSEQGGVRPVLVVQNNIGNKYSPTVIVAAITSQINKAKLPTHIEISASEYGLTKDSVVLLEQVRTIDKRRLREKIGHSDDEMMDKVNEALLISFGLIDF; encoded by the coding sequence GTGATTGTAAAAAGAGGAGATATTTTTTATGCAGATCTTAGTCCTGTTGTTGGTTCAGAACAAGGAGGAGTAAGACCCGTTCTTGTGGTTCAGAACAACATAGGAAACAAATATAGTCCTACGGTTATTGTGGCTGCAATTACTTCACAAATCAATAAAGCAAAGCTTCCTACTCATATTGAAATTAGTGCCTCAGAATATGGATTAACAAAAGACTCGGTGGTATTATTAGAACAAGTTCGGACTATTGATAAAAGAAGATTGAGAGAAAAAATAGGGCACTCTGATGATGAGATGATGGATAAGGTAAATGAAGCGTTATTAATTAGTTTCGGATTAATAGATTTTTAA
- the mgtE gene encoding magnesium transporter has protein sequence MKDYVIELMNTKRYADARREMLEMNPVDIAELLEEMDTNNALILFRMMPKDIAVDVFSNLSNENQMYIINAITDKEIRYIMDELFFDDMIDMLEEMPAIIVKKILKNTKEDERKLINQFLNYPADSAGSLMTIEYVGLKKEMTVKRAMAYIKKIGIDKETIYTCYVMNVNRKLEGIVSLRKIVVSDDDKTIEEIMDTGVIYVNTFDDQEEIAHVFKKYDFIALPVVDKEERLLGIITIDDIVDVIEEENTEDFHKMAAMEPSEEEYLETSVFTLARKRIVWLMALMISAILTGSIISKFEDVLQSVVALAAFMPMLMGTGGNAGAQSATLVIRGMALDEIDLSDILQVVWKELRVSCVVGIILSFVNFIRIYYFQHVDIRIAATVCLTLIVVVILAKLVGGTLPIIAKALKLDPAIMASPMISTIVDAVSLLIYFTMATKFLGIA, from the coding sequence ATGAAAGATTATGTAATTGAACTAATGAACACCAAAAGATATGCTGATGCAAGACGGGAAATGTTAGAAATGAATCCTGTGGATATTGCTGAGCTATTAGAAGAAATGGATACAAATAATGCACTGATTCTTTTTAGAATGATGCCAAAGGATATTGCAGTAGATGTATTTTCAAATTTATCCAATGAAAATCAAATGTATATTATTAATGCAATTACAGATAAAGAAATAAGATACATCATGGACGAGCTGTTCTTTGATGATATGATTGATATGCTAGAGGAAATGCCTGCAATTATTGTAAAGAAAATATTAAAAAATACAAAAGAAGATGAAAGAAAGCTCATTAATCAGTTCTTAAATTATCCTGCAGATTCTGCAGGAAGCTTGATGACTATAGAGTATGTTGGACTTAAAAAAGAAATGACTGTGAAGCGGGCTATGGCATATATTAAAAAAATTGGAATTGATAAAGAAACTATTTATACTTGCTATGTGATGAACGTGAACCGTAAATTAGAAGGAATCGTGTCCTTAAGAAAAATTGTTGTCAGTGATGATGATAAGACGATTGAAGAGATCATGGATACAGGGGTTATTTATGTAAATACCTTTGATGATCAAGAAGAAATTGCCCATGTCTTTAAAAAATATGATTTTATTGCATTACCTGTTGTAGATAAGGAAGAAAGACTTCTTGGAATTATTACTATAGATGATATTGTGGATGTTATAGAAGAAGAAAATACAGAAGACTTTCATAAAATGGCAGCTATGGAGCCTTCTGAAGAAGAATATCTTGAAACAAGTGTTTTTACATTGGCAAGAAAAAGAATTGTTTGGTTGATGGCCCTAATGATTTCAGCTATCCTTACAGGAAGCATTATTAGTAAATTTGAAGATGTACTTCAATCTGTTGTAGCCCTTGCAGCTTTTATGCCTATGCTTATGGGAACAGGTGGAAATGCAGGGGCCCAGTCAGCTACCCTTGTGATTAGGGGAATGGCGCTAGATGAGATTGATCTTAGTGATATTTTGCAAGTAGTTTGGAAAGAATTAAGAGTGAGCTGTGTTGTAGGTATTATTTTATCCTTTGTAAATTTTATCCGAATTTATTATTTTCAGCATGTAGATATTAGAATTGCTGCTACTGTATGTCTTACACTCATTGTTGTAGTGATATTAGCAAAGCTTGTTGGGGGAACATTACCTATTATTGCAAAAGCTTTAAAGCTGGATCCTGCTATTATGGCCAGTCCAATGATTTCAACAATTGTAGATGCTGTATCATTACTTATTTATTTTACAATGGCAACGAAGTTTTTAGGAATTGCATAA
- the ilvD gene encoding dihydroxy-acid dehydratase, which translates to MKSDQIKKGAKGAPVRSLFYGMGYTKEEIDRPLIGIVNAQNEIIAGHMHLDRIAQAAKMGVAMAGGTPVEFPAIGICDGIAMGHDGMKYPLASRELIADSIEAMAMGHAFDGLVLIPNCDKIVPGMLMAAARLNIPAVVVSGGPMRAGEHNGKALDFSSVIEGVGSFKDNKMTAEELEELARKSCPGCGSCSGLFTANSMNCLTEVLGMGLPYNGTAAAHSGERIQLAKYAGMKVMECIKNNIKPLDVLTIDAFKNAITVDMAMAGSSNTVLHLPAIAHEAGIELPLELFDEISQVTPYLTKLSPSGKHHMEDLHRAGGIPALMKELTKKDLINLEAMTVTGNNVGENLKTRKVLDTDIIHPIESPYRNKGGLAILRGNLAVDGAVVKESAVADEMLVHVGPAKVYNSEEEAVNAIFDGKIIKGDVVVIRYEGPKGGPGMREMLSPTSAIAGMGLDKDVALLTDGRFSGATRGAAIGHVSPEAMEGGLVGLVENGDIISIDIPNKKLEVKLSDEEIEKRKANFVKPEPKVTKGYLARYAKLVTSASTGAVLK; encoded by the coding sequence ATGAAAAGTGATCAAATAAAAAAAGGTGCAAAAGGAGCTCCTGTAAGATCTTTATTTTATGGAATGGGATATACAAAAGAAGAAATAGACAGACCCCTTATTGGTATTGTCAATGCTCAAAATGAAATTATTGCAGGTCATATGCACTTAGATAGAATTGCACAAGCTGCTAAAATGGGTGTTGCCATGGCAGGAGGTACTCCTGTAGAATTCCCTGCAATAGGTATTTGTGATGGGATTGCCATGGGACATGATGGGATGAAATATCCATTAGCAAGTCGTGAGCTTATTGCAGATTCTATTGAAGCTATGGCAATGGGTCATGCTTTTGATGGATTAGTTTTAATCCCAAACTGCGACAAAATCGTTCCAGGAATGCTTATGGCTGCTGCAAGATTAAATATTCCAGCCGTTGTAGTTAGTGGTGGTCCTATGAGAGCAGGAGAGCATAATGGTAAAGCATTAGATTTTAGTAGTGTGATCGAAGGAGTTGGATCTTTTAAGGACAATAAAATGACTGCAGAAGAATTAGAAGAATTAGCAAGAAAATCCTGCCCAGGATGTGGTTCTTGCTCAGGACTTTTCACTGCAAATAGTATGAACTGCTTAACAGAAGTACTAGGAATGGGACTTCCTTACAACGGTACTGCTGCAGCTCACTCAGGTGAGAGAATTCAACTTGCAAAATATGCAGGAATGAAGGTTATGGAATGTATTAAAAATAATATAAAACCATTAGATGTTCTGACAATTGATGCCTTTAAAAACGCAATCACTGTAGACATGGCTATGGCTGGTTCTTCTAACACAGTACTTCATCTACCAGCAATCGCTCATGAAGCAGGTATAGAATTACCCCTTGAATTATTTGATGAAATCAGTCAAGTAACTCCATATCTTACAAAGCTTAGCCCTAGCGGTAAGCATCATATGGAAGACTTACACCGTGCTGGAGGAATCCCTGCTCTTATGAAGGAACTCACAAAAAAAGATTTAATCAACCTAGAAGCTATGACTGTTACAGGAAATAATGTTGGTGAAAATTTAAAAACCCGAAAGGTATTGGATACAGATATCATCCATCCTATTGAAAGCCCTTATAGAAATAAAGGCGGCCTTGCGATCCTAAGAGGAAACTTAGCAGTAGATGGGGCCGTTGTAAAAGAATCAGCTGTAGCTGATGAAATGTTAGTACACGTTGGCCCTGCAAAAGTATACAACTCAGAAGAAGAAGCAGTAAATGCCATTTTTGATGGAAAGATTATAAAGGGTGATGTAGTAGTTATCCGATACGAAGGTCCAAAGGGTGGTCCTGGTATGAGAGAGATGCTATCACCAACCTCTGCCATTGCTGGTATGGGACTTGATAAAGACGTAGCACTTCTTACGGATGGTAGATTTTCTGGGGCTACTCGTGGTGCTGCTATTGGTCATGTTTCTCCTGAGGCTATGGAGGGAGGACTTGTTGGTCTTGTTGAAAATGGAGATATCATTAGTATTGATATTCCTAATAAAAAGTTAGAAGTAAAATTAAGTGATGAAGAGATTGAGAAACGTAAAGCAAACTTTGTAAAACCTGAACCTAAAGTTACAAAAGGATATTTAGCAAGATATGCAAAATTAGTAACTTCTGCAAGTACAGGAGCTGTATTAAAGTAA
- a CDS encoding SatD family protein: MQPFCVITADIIKSRKYLNAKEEINNKLDQLNKKLKNELFTSFVLSRGDEIQAVLNNIEFLPEVIRNVRYYCRPFQLRLGVGIGYIEAILDNQNHNSWDMNGQAFYLARDAMDTLNKLQRKHSTPYKKHYPATYLWSMNEALNLSLNSIYILVDSIIRNWNDEQWETIMLYESLGTYELVSRQLSISKSAVQQRCDLANWRSIVAVEKNLKGLLQRCND; encoded by the coding sequence ATGCAACCATTTTGTGTAATTACAGCAGATATTATTAAATCTAGAAAGTATTTAAATGCAAAAGAAGAAATTAATAATAAATTAGATCAATTAAATAAAAAACTAAAAAATGAACTGTTTACTTCTTTTGTTCTATCAAGAGGAGATGAAATTCAAGCTGTTTTGAATAATATTGAATTTTTACCTGAAGTTATACGGAATGTAAGATATTATTGTAGACCCTTTCAATTAAGATTAGGAGTTGGAATTGGTTATATTGAAGCCATATTGGACAATCAAAATCATAATTCGTGGGACATGAATGGGCAGGCTTTTTATTTAGCAAGGGATGCTATGGATACCTTAAATAAATTACAAAGAAAGCATAGTACACCATATAAAAAACATTATCCAGCAACATATTTATGGTCAATGAACGAAGCCTTAAATTTATCTTTGAATTCTATATATATTTTAGTAGATAGCATCATTAGAAATTGGAATGATGAACAATGGGAAACAATCATGTTATATGAATCACTTGGAACTTATGAGTTAGTTTCAAGGCAATTGTCTATTTCTAAGTCTGCTGTTCAGCAAAGGTGTGATTTAGCAAATTGGAGGTCAATTGTTGCAGTGGAAAAGAATTTGAAAGGTTTACTTCAAAGATGTAATGATTAA
- the alr gene encoding alanine racemase, whose translation MLSLEKTRPVWAEINLDHLAHNMKEIRKVVRKDTLVTAVIKANGYGHGAVEIGETLLQNGADRFAVATLSEALELRRVYKDVPILILGYTPESNAEEIIKNKIIQTIYSLEQAKKFSEKAQELKKEVIFHIKLDTGMSRIGFQPNEGSVSIVKEIANLPNVMLEGMFTHFAVADAVDKTFTYGQYEKFIHFSNRLKTEGINIKVKHVSNSAGIIDLPEMNLDMVRAGVILYGLYPSDEVRKDVIKLKPALALKAKISHVKELDQEIGISYGLKYVTDKKSKIATIPIGYADGFTRMLSGKAEALVAGKKVPVVGRICMDQCMLDVTDVENVQVGDEVILIGTDGNNTILADDIGNLLDTINYEIVCMVGRRIPRVYIKNNEVIKIKDYLQE comes from the coding sequence ATGTTATCATTAGAAAAAACAAGACCTGTGTGGGCTGAAATTAATTTAGATCATCTTGCTCACAACATGAAAGAAATTAGAAAGGTCGTAAGAAAGGATACATTGGTAACTGCTGTAATTAAAGCCAATGGATATGGTCATGGAGCTGTAGAAATTGGAGAAACACTTCTTCAAAATGGAGCAGATCGATTTGCTGTTGCAACACTTTCAGAAGCATTAGAGCTAAGACGTGTATACAAAGATGTACCTATATTGATTTTAGGATATACACCAGAGAGTAATGCTGAAGAAATTATAAAAAATAAAATTATCCAGACCATCTATTCATTAGAACAAGCAAAGAAGTTTTCAGAAAAAGCACAAGAACTAAAGAAAGAAGTAATCTTTCATATTAAATTGGATACAGGTATGAGTAGAATAGGATTTCAACCTAATGAAGGATCAGTTTCTATCGTAAAAGAAATAGCTAATTTACCAAATGTAATGTTAGAAGGTATGTTTACGCATTTTGCAGTAGCAGATGCAGTAGATAAAACTTTTACGTATGGACAGTATGAAAAGTTTATACATTTTTCGAATAGGTTAAAAACAGAAGGAATAAATATTAAAGTAAAGCATGTATCTAATAGTGCAGGGATTATTGATTTACCTGAAATGAATTTAGATATGGTTCGTGCTGGGGTGATTCTTTATGGATTGTATCCATCAGATGAAGTAAGAAAAGATGTGATTAAGCTAAAGCCAGCTCTTGCACTTAAGGCAAAAATTAGTCATGTAAAAGAGTTAGATCAAGAGATTGGCATTAGTTATGGATTAAAATATGTGACAGATAAAAAATCAAAGATTGCTACCATTCCTATTGGATATGCAGACGGGTTTACAAGAATGTTATCAGGAAAAGCAGAAGCTTTGGTAGCTGGTAAGAAAGTACCTGTTGTAGGTAGAATTTGTATGGATCAATGTATGCTTGATGTAACAGATGTAGAAAATGTTCAGGTTGGAGATGAAGTGATTTTAATAGGAACAGATGGAAATAATACCATATTAGCAGATGACATTGGAAATTTATTGGATACTATCAACTATGAAATTGTATGTATGGTTGGAAGACGTATTCCAAGAGTTTATATTAAAAATAATGAAGTGATAAAAATAAAAGATTATTTACAGGAGTAA
- a CDS encoding bile acid:sodium symporter family protein: protein MTFLEKISNTAGKYFAVWVVLAAAIGLISPTAFQWVLPQIALLLGIIMFGMGMTLKGEDFKLVFSRPKEVIFGVIAQYTLMPLIAYGIAVIFNLPPDLAVGVILVGTCPGGTSSNVMTYLAKGDLALSVSMTSVSTLLAPFLTPMVTLWLAGKWIPISATALFISIVKIVLVPIILGLIARKFFGNAVNTGIKILPLISVVSIVLIVGGVVGVNAERILSTALTIFMVVILHNMLGYLLGYFIASKLKMGEAKRRAVAIEVGMQNSGLAVSLAMTHFNPVAAIPAAIFSVWHNISGPLLATFWSNKTNSLDKSNA from the coding sequence ATGACATTTTTAGAGAAAATCAGCAATACTGCAGGAAAATATTTTGCAGTATGGGTAGTTTTAGCAGCTGCTATAGGGCTTATAAGCCCTACAGCTTTTCAATGGGTATTACCACAAATTGCACTACTTTTAGGAATTATCATGTTTGGAATGGGAATGACCCTAAAAGGAGAAGATTTTAAACTTGTATTTTCTAGACCAAAAGAAGTAATTTTTGGTGTGATTGCTCAATATACATTAATGCCATTAATTGCATACGGTATTGCAGTTATTTTTAATCTTCCACCAGATTTAGCTGTTGGAGTAATCCTTGTAGGAACATGTCCAGGTGGAACATCTTCAAATGTTATGACCTATTTAGCAAAGGGAGATTTAGCATTATCTGTTTCCATGACATCTGTTTCTACCCTTTTGGCACCATTCTTAACACCAATGGTAACTCTTTGGTTAGCAGGAAAATGGATTCCAATTTCTGCTACTGCTCTATTTATCTCTATTGTTAAAATAGTATTAGTTCCTATTATCTTAGGACTTATTGCAAGAAAATTCTTTGGTAATGCCGTTAATACAGGAATCAAGATTCTCCCTCTTATTTCGGTAGTATCTATTGTATTGATCGTTGGAGGCGTTGTTGGTGTAAATGCAGAAAGAATTCTTTCTACTGCTTTAACTATTTTTATGGTAGTCATTCTTCACAATATGCTAGGATATTTACTAGGTTATTTCATTGCATCAAAGCTAAAAATGGGTGAAGCAAAAAGACGTGCTGTAGCTATTGAGGTAGGTATGCAAAATTCAGGACTAGCCGTATCCTTAGCAATGACTCACTTTAATCCTGTAGCTGCAATCCCAGCTGCTATATTCAGTGTTTGGCACAATATTTCAGGCCCTCTACTAGCTACATTTTGGTCTAATAAAACAAATTCACTTGATAAAAGTAATGCATAA
- a CDS encoding LolA family protein codes for MRSRRIIWIILLIMFIVGCEPKTEQELFYKAQKKLNKMESYSCQVEIISTGNKNPEKHTMKQWFKKPNKYKLEVIGPKDSKGKMIIGNGNKAWIYHPGIEQTWMMEEFLNSEEQNMFLGYFIRNSLNSEQVKGSIEKLEKKEYIKIDTDIPGNHVYYHKERLWIDLDALEPYLLEVFDIKGEKRIEIKYSDFQYNPKLGDEMFLMTK; via the coding sequence ATGAGAAGTAGAAGGATAATATGGATTATTTTACTTATTATGTTTATTGTAGGGTGTGAACCTAAAACAGAACAAGAACTATTTTATAAAGCCCAAAAGAAGTTAAATAAAATGGAAAGCTATAGCTGCCAAGTAGAAATAATTTCTACAGGGAATAAAAATCCAGAAAAACATACCATGAAGCAATGGTTTAAAAAGCCTAATAAATATAAATTAGAAGTAATAGGTCCCAAAGATTCAAAGGGGAAAATGATTATAGGTAATGGAAATAAGGCTTGGATTTATCATCCAGGAATTGAGCAGACTTGGATGATGGAGGAATTTTTAAATTCTGAGGAGCAAAATATGTTTTTAGGATATTTTATAAGAAATTCTCTAAATTCAGAACAGGTGAAGGGGAGTATAGAAAAATTAGAAAAAAAGGAATATATTAAGATCGATACAGATATTCCAGGGAATCATGTATATTATCATAAAGAACGATTATGGATAGATCTAGATGCGTTAGAACCTTATTTATTAGAGGTATTTGACATAAAGGGTGAAAAAAGAATAGAGATAAAATACAGTGACTTTCAGTATAATCCAAAGCTTGGAGATGAGATGTTTTTAATGACTAAATGA
- a CDS encoding CopG family ribbon-helix-helix protein codes for MAESKRIMISLPNTLLQEVDDIVAMDKKNRSEFIREAMKLYIRERRKIQIRESMKKGYREMGAMNLALSEVGLDMDADALYNYEAKLAECE; via the coding sequence ATGGCTGAGTCTAAACGAATTATGATTAGTTTACCCAATACCCTTTTACAAGAAGTAGATGATATTGTAGCAATGGATAAAAAAAACAGAAGTGAATTTATTAGAGAAGCGATGAAATTATATATTCGAGAGAGGCGTAAGATTCAAATAAGAGAAAGTATGAAAAAGGGATATAGGGAAATGGGAGCTATGAATTTAGCTTTATCGGAAGTAGGATTAGATATGGATGCGGATGCACTATATAACTATGAAGCCAAGCTTGCGGAGTGTGAGTAG
- a CDS encoding NAD(P)H-hydrate dehydratase produces the protein MKIVNSEQIKQLDHMAMEEFFIPGIILMENAGVAVAHEILKSVKKKENKEVIIVCGLGNNGGDGFVAARHLFNKGIPVKVFIIGNPSDISGDAKINYDIIHKLEIDIQILVGVNNLKKFSEIIKTCSIIVDGIFGTGLKREIDGLIGEIIHTINESEKEVISIDIPSGISANNGAVYGTAVKADKTVVLALPKIGNLNYPGADYVGELILKDIGIPQKAIEKMQLNTNFITMDMVREIMPVRNRDTHKGSYGKAYIVAGSTGMTGAAILSCEAALKSGVGIIKMPVPQSLNTIMETRLTEVITVPLPEFKKGVVGIRDIEKILKTMEESNVMAIGPGSGRSRELEELLRNILEHTNKPMILDADALNSLANRKEFLNLIKCPTIMTPHVGEMARLTDLEIDYINNNRIAVATEFAKKWNVVVVLKGARTIVAGPKEEIFINTTGNPGMATAGSGDVLTGIVTGLVAQGIEPLKAAVAGVYIHGKAGDIAAEKFGEYGLVASDILKEIPFAIKEVVGR, from the coding sequence ATGAAAATTGTAAATAGTGAACAAATAAAACAATTAGATCATATGGCAATGGAGGAGTTTTTCATACCAGGTATAATATTGATGGAAAATGCAGGGGTAGCTGTTGCTCATGAAATTTTAAAATCTGTTAAGAAGAAAGAAAATAAAGAAGTTATTATTGTTTGTGGATTAGGAAATAATGGTGGAGATGGTTTTGTTGCAGCAAGGCATTTATTCAACAAAGGAATACCTGTAAAGGTATTTATTATAGGAAATCCATCGGATATAAGTGGAGATGCAAAAATAAACTATGATATTATTCATAAATTGGAAATAGATATTCAGATTTTAGTAGGTGTGAATAATTTAAAGAAGTTTTCAGAAATAATCAAAACTTGTAGTATTATAGTGGATGGTATTTTTGGGACAGGATTAAAAAGAGAAATTGATGGATTGATTGGGGAAATTATTCATACAATTAATGAATCAGAAAAAGAAGTGATATCTATTGATATCCCATCAGGAATCAGTGCAAATAATGGAGCTGTTTATGGTACAGCAGTGAAGGCAGACAAAACTGTGGTCTTGGCACTTCCTAAAATTGGAAACCTCAATTATCCGGGAGCAGATTATGTAGGAGAGCTGATTTTAAAGGACATTGGGATTCCACAAAAAGCTATTGAAAAGATGCAGTTAAATACAAACTTTATTACAATGGATATGGTTAGAGAGATTATGCCTGTTAGAAACAGAGATACGCATAAGGGAAGTTATGGGAAAGCTTATATTGTAGCAGGGTCTACAGGTATGACTGGGGCTGCAATTCTTTCTTGTGAAGCGGCACTTAAAAGTGGTGTAGGAATCATTAAAATGCCCGTTCCACAAAGTTTAAATACCATTATGGAAACAAGGCTTACAGAGGTGATTACAGTACCTTTACCTGAATTTAAAAAAGGTGTTGTAGGGATTCGTGATATTGAAAAAATCCTTAAAACAATGGAAGAAAGTAATGTGATGGCTATAGGACCGGGTAGTGGAAGAAGTAGAGAACTTGAAGAGCTTTTAAGAAATATTTTAGAACATACAAATAAGCCTATGATCTTAGATGCAGATGCATTGAATTCCTTGGCCAATAGAAAAGAATTTTTAAATTTAATCAAGTGTCCAACTATTATGACGCCTCATGTAGGAGAGATGGCAAGGTTGACAGACCTTGAGATTGATTATATAAACAACAATAGAATAGCGGTAGCAACAGAGTTTGCTAAAAAGTGGAATGTAGTAGTGGTATTAAAGGGAGCAAGAACAATTGTAGCAGGACCAAAGGAAGAAATATTTATCAATACAACGGGGAATCCAGGTATGGCTACAGCAGGAAGTGGAGATGTACTTACAGGGATTGTAACAGGACTTGTTGCACAAGGAATAGAGCCGTTAAAAGCAGCTGTTGCAGGTGTCTATATTCATGGAAAAGCAGGAGATATAGCAGCAGAAAAGTTTGGTGAATATGGTTTAGTAGCATCTGATATTTTAAAAGAAATTCCTTTTGCCATAAAGGAAGTTGTAGGAAGATAA
- the acpS gene encoding holo-ACP synthase: protein MMKGIGIDIIEIERVSNAIARNDKFLQRIFTTKEMDYFSMINYRRNTIAGNFAAKEAVMKSLGTGLRNFKWTDIEIYRDALGKPHVFLYNNAKKIAEDQGIKEILISISHSRDYAIAQAFANE, encoded by the coding sequence ATGATGAAAGGAATAGGAATAGATATTATAGAAATAGAAAGAGTATCTAATGCTATAGCTAGGAATGATAAATTCCTACAGAGGATATTTACAACAAAAGAGATGGATTATTTTTCAATGATTAATTATCGCAGGAACACCATTGCTGGAAATTTTGCAGCAAAAGAGGCTGTTATGAAATCATTGGGAACGGGGCTTAGAAACTTTAAGTGGACAGATATAGAAATATATAGGGACGCGTTAGGAAAACCACATGTCTTTCTTTATAATAATGCAAAAAAAATAGCAGAAGACCAAGGGATTAAAGAAATACTTATAAGTATTTCTCATAGCAGAGATTATGCTATAGCACAAGCTTTTGCAAATGAATAA
- a CDS encoding DUF3307 domain-containing protein, whose product MTVLLIAIFAHILADFVFQTDKIINDKRNMVKVAFLKHGFSVFMIVFIMLLLRYQFKVVLLYSMIISVSHIGIDYLNYSIQNKYNQLQEWMLFLIDQVIHVFIIFSGWTFFNFPQHDYITKFCSFLFKPKTIIVFNQISKTVAMENMQEGTILNKILIYGIVYLFFGVGGGYFISKILKDIENVTQSANDNEGLKKAGKIIGILERLLIITLVINNALSAIGFVIAAKSIARYDKITTKKEFAEYYLIGTFSSVLIGLIGGYMLMGMSRIFT is encoded by the coding sequence ATGACGGTATTATTGATAGCAATATTTGCACATATCCTAGCAGATTTTGTTTTTCAAACAGATAAAATTATAAATGATAAAAGAAATATGGTGAAGGTAGCTTTTTTAAAACATGGTTTTTCTGTATTTATGATAGTATTTATAATGCTTTTATTAAGATACCAATTTAAAGTAGTGCTATTATATAGCATGATTATATCTGTATCGCATATAGGAATAGATTATTTGAATTACAGCATTCAAAACAAATATAATCAACTTCAAGAGTGGATGTTATTTTTAATCGACCAAGTGATTCATGTATTCATTATTTTTAGTGGATGGACTTTCTTTAATTTTCCACAGCATGATTATATTACCAAGTTTTGCAGTTTTTTATTTAAACCCAAAACAATAATTGTCTTTAATCAAATTAGTAAAACTGTAGCTATGGAGAACATGCAAGAGGGAACTATTCTAAATAAAATATTAATATATGGAATTGTTTATTTATTTTTTGGAGTAGGTGGAGGCTATTTTATATCAAAGATTCTAAAGGATATAGAAAACGTAACTCAATCTGCAAATGATAATGAAGGATTAAAGAAAGCAGGCAAGATAATAGGTATTCTCGAGAGATTATTAATCATAACATTAGTAATCAATAATGCTCTTTCTGCAATTGGATTTGTAATAGCTGCAAAGTCTATTGCAAGGTATGATAAAATAACAACAAAAAAAGAATTTGCAGAATACTATTTAATTGGAACATTTTCTAGTGTATTGATTGGATTGATAGGTGGATATATGTTAATGGGAATGAGTAGAATATTTACTTAG